One segment of Falco rusticolus isolate bFalRus1 chromosome 3, bFalRus1.pri, whole genome shotgun sequence DNA contains the following:
- the C3H1orf232 gene encoding uncharacterized protein C1orf232 homolog, whose amino-acid sequence MAQGFWRLYKTKVLQTLGGARADGALQEEGDPPELMETAEPPALMEEGPSPMSQLARKVQGVGARGWRTLSSLFTREDEHQLLSPEPCADHPLAAEPPPSENAPSFWDLFATKWQQASGPDKEAPPPEPGESPGEPPGDDGSDLREPEEGAFHWGFLASKLAEIRNKNAPKGN is encoded by the exons ATGGCCCAGGGCTTCTGGCGACTCTACAAGACCAAAGTGCTGCAGACCCTGGGGGGGGCACGGGCGGACGGGGCGCTGCAGGAAGAG GGAGACCCCCCTGAGCTGATGGAGACAGCTGAGCCCCCAGCGCTGATGGAGGAGGGACCCAGTCCCATGTCCCAGCTGGCAAGGAAG GTGCAGGGGGTGGGTGCCCGGGGCTGGCGGACACTTTCGTCCCTCTTCACCCGTGAGGACGAGCACCAGCTGCTCAGCCCGGAGCCCTGCGCAGACCA cccgCTGGCCGCCGAGCCGCCCCCGTCTGAGAACGCGCCCAGCTTTTGGGATCTCTTTGCTACCAAGTGGCAGCAGGCGTCAGGGCCGGACAAGGAGGCGCCCCCCCCGGAGCCGGGCGAGAGCCCTGGGGAGCCGCCGGGTGACGATGGCAGCGACCTACGGGAGCCAGAGGAAGGGGCCTTCCACTGGGGCTTCCTGGCCAGCAAACTGGCCGAAATCCGGAATAAAAATGCCCCCAAGGGCAACTAG
- the ZNF593 gene encoding zinc finger protein 593: MGVAPRVMGVASRLVGVASDPVSALRLTEGRGFRVVGGAGRAGAGLAASRACALRRAARRGAAMSPRNGRCTGAHRAHSLARQLKTKRRRRDLDEIHGDLRPENAARLLRQEPDPDLPGCAQFYCLHCARYFVDLTSMKEHFRSKVHKKRLKQLREAPYTQEEAERAAGMGSYIPPKKVEVQTQPLEEVTEMETSS; encoded by the exons ATGGGCGTGGCCCCCCGTGTTATGGGCGTGGCTTCACGACTCGTGGGCGTGGCATCAGACCCGGTGTCCGCACTGCGCCTCACGGAGGGGCGTGGCTTCCGCGTTGTGGGCGGAGCGGGAAGAGCGGGGGCGGGGCTTGCGGCCTCCCGCGCCTGCGCACTGCGGAGGGCGGCGCGGCGTGGGGCCGCCATGTCGCCGCGCAATGGCCGGTGCACCGGCGCGCACCGGGCGCACTCCCTGGCCCGGCAGCTGAAGACGAAGCGGCGCCGCCGCGACCTGGATGAGATCCACGGGGACCTGCGGCCCGAGAACGCCGCTCGGCTGCTGCGGCAGGAGCCCGACCCCGACCTGCCGGGCTGCGCCCAGTTCTACTGCCTGCACTGCGC GCGCTACTTTGTGGACCTGACCAGTATGAAGGAGCACTTCAGGTCCAAGGTGCACAAGAAGAG GCTGAAGCAGCTGCGGGAGGCACCGTACACGCAGGAGGAGGCCGAGCGTGCCGCCGGGATGGGCTCCTACATCCCCCCCAAGAAGGTGGAAGTACAGACCCAGCCGCTGGAGGAAGTCACCGAGATGGAGACGTCCAGCTGA